One genomic window of Fusarium fujikuroi IMI 58289 draft genome, chromosome FFUJ_chr01 includes the following:
- a CDS encoding related to alpha-mannosidase MNS1 — protein MAFSMPRTVPSFDSRQRELEDRFWGSGQRSNKSDRLPMYKDKPYASPYDDEDRPFWKRKKWVAIIALVVLTLIYWTGSSKKPSPKRTVTTDWSYTGLSKDDRKANWDHRRDRVVEAFELSWDAYKRYAWGFDEYHPISKTGENMAPKGLGWIIIDSLDTMILMNLTSRVQDARHWISDSLTWDQDQDVNTFETTIRMLGGLLSAHYLSTEFPGLAPLAEDDEGAAGEDLYLEKAKDLADRLMSAFDSPSGIPYASVNLAKFEGIPSHADMGASSTAEATTLQLEFKYLAKLTGEKDFWDRVENVMKLVDNQGAQDGLVPIFIYATSGEFRGENIRLGSRGDSYYEYLIKQYLQTNKQEPIYQDMWYEALQGVRKHLVTYTSNCKFTIIGERPNGLEMPLSPKMDHLVCFMPGTIALAATEGLTEAQARKLPTWSKKNEEDMELAREVMETCWGMYKYMATGLSAEITYFEIDNPPTAYGNPRNGPVNFDPSPDAEWRKDFTVKSGDVHNLQRPETVESLFYMWRITNDNRYREWGWEMFKSFMNHTAVRNGGGFTSLRNANVVPPKVRDNMESFWLAETLKYFYLLFSPPDLLPLDKVVINTEGHPLPRFDMGQLFSTGWKRKPRDANGKIIATVVKAESQEKEAVIQDAKKVN, from the exons ATGGCCTTCTCTATGCCCCGAACCGTTCCGTCCTTTGATAGTCGTCAACGAGAGCTTGAGGATCGATTCTGGGGTTCTGGCCAGAGATCCAACAAGTCGGATCGACTCCCAATGTACAAAGATAAACCTTATGCGTCGCCttacgacgatgaagacagACCCTTTTGGAAGCGGAAGAAGTGGGTGGCTATTATTGCCTTGGTTGTTttgactttaatatattGGACTGGATCCTCGAAGAAACCCTCACCGAAGCGAACTGTAACCACCGATTGGAGCTACACAGGCTTGTCCAAGGATGATAGAAAGGCGAACTGGGATCACAGGAGAGATCGCGTGGTCGAGGCATTCGAGCTGAGCTGGGATGCCTACAAGCGATATGCCTGGG GATTCGATGAATACCACCCAATTAGCAAGACGGGTGAAAACATGGCACCAAAGGGGCTCGGCTGGATCATAATCGACTCTTTGGATACTATGATTCTCATGAACCTTACATCTCGTGTCCAAGACGCTCGTCATTGGATCTCGGACTCCTTGACATGggatcaggatcaggatGTCAACACCTTTGAGACGACAATTCGAATGCTGGGTGGGCTTCTAAGTGCACATTACTTATCCACCGAGTTCCCGGGGCTTGCGCCACTGgccgaagatgacgaggggGCAGCCGGCGAAGATTTGTATCTTGAGAAAGCTAAAGACTTGGCTGATCGTCTCATGAGCGCATTTGACTCCCCATCTGGTATCCCATATGCCAGTGTCAATCTTGCCAAGTTCGAGGGCATCCCCTCACACGCAGACATGGGAGCGTCGTCGACGGCGGAGGCTACAACTCTCCAGCTTGAGTTCAAGTACCTCGCAAAGCTCACAGGAGAAAAAGACTTTTGGGACCGTGTGGAAAATGTCATGAAACTTGTCGACAATCAGGGAGCTCAAGACGGCTTGGTCCCTATCTTTATCTATGCAACCTCGGGCGAGTTCAGGGGTGAAAACATTCGTCTGGGAAGCCGCGGCGACTCATACTATGAGTATCTTATCAAGCAATATCTTCAGACGAATAAGCAGGAGCCTATTTACCAAGATATGTGGTACGAGGCGCTTCAGGGCGTTCGCAAGCACCTCGTCACATATACCTCCAACTGCAAGTTCACCATCATCGGAGAGCGACCGAATGGATTAGAGATGCCACTTAGCCCGAAGATGGACCACCTCGTGTGCTTCATGCCCGGTACAATAGCTTTAGCGGCCACAGAAGGCCTTACCGAGGCTCAGGCACGCAAACTGCCGACGTGGTCgaagaagaacgaggagGATATGGAGCTGGCGCGAGAGGTCATGGAGACATGCTGGGGAATGTACAAGTACATGGCAACAGGGCTATCAGCCGAAATCACCTACTTCGAGATTGACAACCCGCCAACAGCTTACGGCAATCCTCGAAACGGTCCAGTTAATTTCGACCCAAGTCCGGACGCGGAGTGGCGTAAGGACTTTACAGTCAAGTCTGGCGATGTTCACAATCTCCAGCGGCCCGAGACAGTCGAGAGTCTGTTCTACATGTGGAGGATTACCAACGACAACCGATACCGGGAATGGGGCTGGGAGATGTTCAAGTCTTTCATGAACCACACAGCTGTGCGAAATGGTGGAGGCTTTACGAGTCTGCGCAATGCAAATGTTGTCCCGCCTAAAGTACGGGACAACATGGAGAGCTTCTGGCTG GCTGAAACACTCAAATACTTCTACCTCCTCTTCTCACCTCCTGATCTCCTACCTCTGGACAAGGTCGTTATCAACACAGAAGGACATCCACTGCCTCGCTTTGACATGGGACAGTTGTTCTCAACAGGGTGgaagagaaagccaagaGACGCCAATGGTAAGATCATCGCTACAGTCGTCAAGGCAGAAAGTCAAGAGAAGGAGGCCGTTATACAGGACGCCAAGAAGGTGAATTAG
- a CDS encoding related to small nuclear ribonucleoprotein U2B — protein sequence MAAVATAPRGLQPNASLPAKVQPIPPNQTLYVTNLPSSKIQKADLRTALYLLFSTYGPVLDVVALKTMKMRGQAHIVFRDVQSATQAMRSLEGQAFLGRDLKIQYAKSKSNFVAKLDGTFKIPNVAGATNVEQTELQQSIFNAPPPGSAPAPTPGSGLPAKPAASADHVMEDADTPGGRGQKRTRDDEDSDSDVAMEEDSDDD from the exons ATGGCCGCTGTAGCAACCGCGCCTCGTGGTCTTCAGCCAAATGCATCTTTACCAGCCAAGGTTCAACCTATTCCTCCTAATCAAAC TCTCTACGTAACGAATCTCCCCTCCTCAAAAATCCAGAAAGCCGATCTGCGAACCGCCCTctacctcctcttctccacatATGGCCCTGTCCTCGATGTTGTCGCTCTTAAGACAATGAAGATGCGCGGTCAGGCCCATATCGTATTTCGGGACGTTCAGTCTGCTACACAAGCTATGAGATCTCTCGAAGGACAAGCATTCCTTGGTCGCGACTTG AAAATACAATATGcgaagtccaagtccaactTTGTGGCTAAACTCGACGGCACTTTCAAGATCCCCAATGTCGCAGGTGCCACCAACGTCGAGCAGACTGAACTGCAACagagcatcttcaacgctCCCCCTCCTGGTTCAGCGCCGGCACCGACGCCCGGCTCTGGTCTTCCTGCGAAGCCTGCAGCGAGCGCAGACCACGTCATGGAAGACGCCGATACACCAGGTGGCCGAGGACAGAAGCGAACCCGTGACGATGAGGATAGTGATTCGGATGTTGCCATGGAGGAGGACAGTGACGATGATTGA
- a CDS encoding probable Arp2/3 protein complex subunit sop2, translated as MAATEVHHLFHHPIADHSFSADHSVLAVARDTSIELYGKVGNAFKLKDELKGHDKTVTSVDIAPNSGRIVTCSQDRNALVWEPSPTGYKPTLVLLRISRAATFVRWSPSENKFAVGSGDRVIAVCYFEEENDWWVSKHLKKPIRSTITSVAWHPNSVLLAAGSTDAHARVFSAFIKGMDSRPPPGVWGERLPFNTVCGEYLNNSAGWVHSVSFSPSGDSLAFAAHDSSITVVYPSGPEQPPRAVVTVSTQQLPFKSLIWTSEDEIIAAGYDCEAFRFQGGEAGWQLAGAIEQKGRPGLGEHREESALNMFRQMDLKGKTKDDTQLKTVHQNTISTVRPFETSGDRVTKFSTSGVDGRVVVWST; from the exons ATGGCCGCCACTGAAGTCCACCACCTCTTCCACCACCCCATCGCCGACCACTCCTTCTCGGCCGATCACTCCGTCCTCGCTGTCGCTCGAGACACTAGTATTGAGCTCTATGGCAAGGTTGGCAATGCCTTCAAGCTAaaagatgagctcaagggtCACGACAAGACGGTCACTAGTGTCGATATTGCCCCAAACAGCGGACGTATCGTTACTTGCTCTCAAG ATCGTAACGCTCTGGTCTGGGAGCCATCCCCAACCGGTTATAAGCCTACTTTGGTCCTTCTTCGAATCAGCCGGGCTGCTACCTTTGTCCGATGGTCTCCCTCCGAGAACAAGTTCGCCGTGGGTTCCGGCGATCGCGTCATTGCCGTCTGCTACTTCGAAGAGGAGAACGACTGGTGGGTGTCTAAGCACCTGAAGAAGCCCATCCGCAGCACCATTACCAGCGTTGCCTGGCATCCCAACTCGGTTCTCTTGGCTGCCGGATCCACTGATGCTCACGCCAGAGTCTTCTCCGCCTTCATCAAGGGTATGGACTCCCGACCTCCTCCTGGAGTCTGGGGCGAGCGACTCCCTTTCAACACCGTTTGTGGGGAGTACTTAAACAACTCGGCTGGATGGGTGCACTCTGTCTCTTTCTCTCCAAGCGGAGACAGTCTTGCGTTCGCGGCGCATGATAGTAGCATCACAGTCGTCTACCCGTCGGGCCCTGAGCAGCCTCCCCGTGCAGTTGTCACCGTCTCCACTCAGCAGCTTCCTTTCAAGAGTCTCATCTGGACCAGCGAAGATGAGATCATTGCTGCTGGCTACGACTGTGAGGCTTTCCGCTTCCAAGGTGGTGAGGCAGGCTGGCAGCTAGCTGGTGCTATTGAGCAGAAGGGTCGTCCTGGTCTGGGCGAGCACCGCGAGGAATCTGCTTTGAACATGTTCAGACAAATGGatctcaagggcaagaccAAGGATGACACCCAGCTTAAGACTGTCCATCAAAATACCATCAGCACCGTCAGGCCTTTCGAAACCTCCGGTGACCGCGTTACCAAGTTCAGCA CAAGCGGCGTCGATGGTAGAGTTGTGGTATGGAGCACTTAG
- a CDS encoding probable BRT1 protein, down-regulated by mating factor B, with product MSSDQQIIFTKDAPAALGPYSQAIKTPNMVYCSGQIPLTPEGEMVQGITEQTRQACKNVQAVVEAAGSSISKVVKTTVFISDMSYFAEINTEYEKWFSHKPARSCVAVKTLPKNVDVEIEVIALP from the exons ATGTCTTCCGACCAGCAGATCATTTTCACCAAGGACGCCCCTGCGG CTCTTGGCCCTTAC TCTCAAGCCATCAAGACCCCCAACATGGTCTATTGCTCTGGCCAGATTCCTCTTACCCCCGAGGGTGAGATGGTCCAAGGTATCACTGAGCAGACCCGCCAGGCTTGCAAGAATGTCCAGGCCGTTGTTGAGGCGGCAGGCTCGTCTATTTCCAAGGTGGTCAAGACTACAGTCTTCATCTCTGACATGTCTTACTTTGCT GAAATCAACACCGAGTACGAAAAGTGGTTTTCGCACAAGCCTGCCCGTAGCTGTGTAGCTGTCAAGACTCTCCCCAAGAACGTCGATGTGGAGATTGAGGTCATTGCTCTTCCATAG